A single window of Rhodococcus jostii RHA1 DNA harbors:
- a CDS encoding ABC transporter ATP-binding protein has translation MATITYDGATRLFPGSDVPAVDQLDLHIEDGEFLVLVGPSGCGKSTSLRMLAGLEDVDGGQILIGGRDVTHAEPKDRDIAMVFQNYALYPHMTVAENMGFALKLAGTDKAEIRKRVGEAADMLDLGAYLDRKPKALSGGQRQRVAMGRAIVRQPQVFLMDEPLSNLDAKLRVQTRTQIAQLQRRLGTTTVYVTHDQVEAMTMGDRVAVLKGGVLQQCASPRELYRRPANVFVAGFMGSPSMNLFTVPVTDGGVQIGDQLVPVPRDALTAAGGREVIFGIRPEHVEIADSGGLKLEIDVVEELGSEAFVFGRTTVGGRTENLVARVDWRNPPEKGQVVHVRVDEAHAQIFATDAAGERLVR, from the coding sequence ATGGCAACAATCACCTATGACGGCGCGACCAGGCTCTTCCCCGGCTCGGACGTCCCGGCGGTCGATCAACTCGACCTGCACATCGAGGACGGCGAATTCCTCGTCCTCGTCGGCCCGTCCGGCTGCGGCAAATCCACCTCCCTGCGGATGCTCGCCGGACTCGAGGACGTCGACGGCGGCCAGATCCTGATCGGCGGCCGCGACGTCACGCACGCCGAACCCAAGGACCGCGACATCGCGATGGTCTTCCAGAACTACGCGCTCTACCCGCACATGACCGTCGCCGAGAACATGGGCTTCGCCCTCAAACTCGCCGGCACCGACAAAGCCGAGATCCGCAAGCGCGTCGGGGAAGCCGCCGACATGCTCGACCTCGGCGCCTACCTCGACCGCAAACCCAAGGCCCTCTCCGGCGGCCAGCGACAGCGGGTGGCGATGGGCCGCGCCATCGTCCGCCAACCCCAGGTGTTCCTGATGGACGAGCCGCTGTCGAACCTCGACGCGAAACTCCGGGTGCAGACCCGCACCCAGATCGCCCAGCTCCAGCGCCGACTCGGCACCACCACCGTCTACGTCACCCACGACCAGGTCGAGGCCATGACAATGGGCGACCGGGTCGCCGTCCTCAAGGGCGGCGTGCTGCAGCAGTGCGCGTCCCCCCGCGAGCTCTACCGCCGGCCCGCGAACGTCTTCGTCGCGGGATTCATGGGTTCACCGTCGATGAACCTGTTCACCGTGCCCGTCACCGACGGCGGCGTGCAGATCGGCGACCAGCTGGTTCCCGTTCCCCGCGACGCCCTCACCGCGGCGGGCGGGCGTGAGGTGATCTTCGGGATCCGGCCCGAGCACGTCGAGATCGCCGACTCCGGCGGACTGAAACTCGAGATCGACGTCGTCGAGGAACTCGGCTCCGAGGCATTCGTGTTCGGCCGCACCACTGTGGGCGGCCGGACCGAGAACCTGGTCGCACGGGTCGACTGGCGTAACCCACCCGAGAAGGGCCAGGTCGTGCACGTCCGCGTCGACGAGGCACACGCGCAGATCTTCGCCACCGACGCGGCGGGCGAGCGTCTCGTGCGCTGA
- a CDS encoding ROK family glucokinase, which produces MALTIGIDVGGTKIAAGVVDTDGVIHRMVRRDTPSHDARRVENVIAELVRDLADTHPVQAVGIGAAGFVAADLSTVLFAPNLAWRNEPLGEVVEAACGLPTVVENDANAAAWGEARFGAGRTGQTVVVLTVGTGIGGGIVVDGVLHRGKFGVAAEFGHLNVEPHGRRCGCGNHGCWERYASGRALVREAQDLANVSPGFAADLLARAGGRADAITGLHITAAAQEGDPAALECFRVIGSWLGHGMADIAAFFDPDLFIIGGGVCEAGELLRGPAAAAFENRLTGRAHRPVAEVRLAELGANVGIVGAADLARERILGLAHNGSRVSGGVQCPIG; this is translated from the coding sequence ATGGCTCTGACAATTGGCATCGACGTGGGTGGCACGAAGATCGCAGCCGGCGTGGTCGACACCGACGGAGTCATCCACCGGATGGTGCGTCGTGACACCCCGTCCCACGATGCGCGCCGTGTCGAGAACGTCATCGCCGAACTCGTCCGCGACCTGGCGGATACCCACCCGGTGCAGGCGGTCGGCATCGGCGCGGCCGGCTTCGTCGCCGCGGACCTCAGCACCGTGCTCTTCGCCCCGAATCTGGCCTGGCGCAACGAGCCTCTCGGCGAGGTGGTCGAAGCGGCGTGCGGACTGCCGACGGTGGTGGAGAACGATGCCAACGCCGCGGCATGGGGCGAGGCGCGCTTCGGGGCCGGGCGGACGGGGCAGACCGTCGTCGTGCTCACGGTCGGAACCGGGATCGGCGGCGGCATCGTCGTCGACGGCGTGCTCCATCGCGGCAAGTTCGGTGTGGCCGCGGAATTCGGGCATCTCAATGTCGAACCGCACGGTCGCCGATGCGGCTGTGGCAACCACGGCTGCTGGGAGCGTTACGCCAGTGGCCGGGCGCTCGTCCGCGAGGCGCAGGATCTGGCGAACGTCTCGCCCGGTTTCGCCGCCGACCTCCTGGCCCGCGCCGGCGGACGGGCGGACGCCATCACGGGCCTGCACATCACCGCGGCCGCGCAGGAAGGTGACCCCGCCGCGCTCGAGTGTTTCCGGGTGATCGGTTCCTGGCTGGGTCATGGCATGGCGGACATCGCGGCGTTCTTCGACCCCGACCTGTTCATCATCGGCGGGGGAGTGTGCGAGGCGGGCGAACTGCTGCGCGGTCCCGCCGCCGCCGCGTTCGAGAACCGTCTCACCGGACGCGCACACCGACCGGTCGCCGAGGTGCGACTGGCTGAACTCGGCGCGAACGTCGGCATCGTCGGCGCCGCCGATCTGGCCCGGGAACGAATTCTCGGGCTCGCACACAACGGCTCACGAGTATCTGGAGGAGTGCAATGTCCAATCGGTTGA
- a CDS encoding WhiB family transcriptional regulator, whose amino-acid sequence MSNRLSLPIPVAEVWDWQRDAACRGYESSTFFHPDRERGRAREMRDFRAKMICRGCPVLVQCREHALSVGEPYGIWGGLSANEREELLANHHGRVDEAVAESFGFDLARQA is encoded by the coding sequence ATGTCCAATCGGTTGAGTCTTCCCATTCCGGTCGCCGAGGTGTGGGACTGGCAGAGGGACGCCGCGTGCCGCGGCTACGAGTCGTCCACGTTCTTCCACCCCGACCGCGAACGTGGCCGGGCTCGCGAGATGCGGGACTTCCGCGCCAAGATGATCTGCCGCGGATGCCCCGTCCTGGTGCAGTGCCGGGAGCACGCGCTCAGTGTCGGTGAGCCGTACGGTATCTGGGGTGGACTCTCCGCGAACGAGCGTGAAGAACTGCTCGCCAATCACCACGGCCGGGTGGACGAGGCCGTCGCGGAATCCTTCGGCTTCGATCTGGCGCGCCAGGCCTGA